A part of Desulfomicrobium baculatum DSM 4028 genomic DNA contains:
- a CDS encoding 5-(carboxyamino)imidazole ribonucleotide synthase — translation MIIGVLGGGQLARMLAMAGLPLGFDFVFYDPAPDPCAAPLGKHMRGEYSDRIMLSRFAQRVDLVTYEFENVPAECIEFLSQITPVHPGAQALACAGDRLREKSVFQELGIPAPAFRAVDSLPELNAAIGEIGLPAVLKTRTLGYDGKGQFILRSRDDVGRAWVMLGGFSLVLESLVAFDREISVLGVRSQAGEILYYPLSENVHHEGVLRFSKSSPQDPEQKAAEELAGKLLRHLDYVGVLALELFQVGSTLLANEIAPRVHNSGHWTIEGAMTSQFENHLRAITGLPLGKTSVTGHSAVVNFIGRQPDLVALLGLRGLHVHLYGKAERPGRKVGHATLWSRSGASFKEGCRTLLSLL, via the coding sequence ATGATCATCGGCGTGCTCGGAGGTGGTCAGCTTGCGCGCATGCTCGCCATGGCGGGGTTGCCCCTGGGTTTTGATTTCGTTTTTTACGACCCCGCGCCCGACCCCTGCGCCGCCCCTCTGGGAAAACACATGCGGGGGGAATACTCCGACCGCATCATGCTCTCCCGTTTCGCACAGCGGGTGGACCTCGTTACCTACGAGTTCGAAAACGTCCCTGCTGAATGTATCGAATTTCTCTCGCAGATCACGCCCGTTCACCCCGGTGCGCAGGCGTTGGCCTGCGCTGGCGACAGGCTGCGCGAGAAGAGCGTTTTCCAGGAACTGGGCATTCCCGCCCCTGCCTTCAGGGCGGTGGACTCATTGCCGGAACTGAACGCGGCGATCGGGGAAATCGGCCTGCCCGCCGTGTTGAAGACCCGCACTCTCGGCTATGATGGAAAGGGGCAGTTCATATTGCGCAGCCGCGACGATGTCGGCAGGGCGTGGGTGATGCTCGGCGGTTTTTCCCTGGTACTGGAGAGTTTGGTCGCGTTCGACCGCGAAATTTCTGTTCTCGGGGTTCGAAGCCAGGCCGGGGAGATCCTTTATTATCCGCTGAGCGAAAACGTCCACCATGAAGGGGTGTTGCGGTTTTCCAAGAGCAGCCCGCAGGATCCGGAGCAGAAGGCGGCGGAGGAGCTGGCCGGAAAACTGCTCCGGCATCTGGATTATGTGGGAGTATTGGCCCTGGAGTTGTTTCAGGTCGGTTCCACGCTGCTGGCAAACGAGATTGCTCCGCGGGTGCACAACTCCGGTCACTGGACCATCGAGGGAGCCATGACGAGCCAGTTCGAGAACCATCTGCGGGCCATCACGGGGCTGCCCCTGGGCAAGACCTCCGTTACCGGGCATTCGGCCGTGGTCAATTTCATAGGGAGACAGCCTGATCTGGTCGCGCTCTTGGGCCTGCGCGGCCTGCATGTCCATCTTTACGGCAAGGCGGAGCGGCCCGGCCGTAAAGTCGGGCACGCCACGCTGTGGAGCAGAAGCGGGGCTTCCTTCAAGGAGGGGTGCAGAACCCTGCTGTCATTGTTGTAA